The window AAATTGGTATGCTCCCCCTTTAAAAAATCCTGAGGTCTTTATCTCTCTTTAGGGATAAGGCTCCCAAAGAAATATATGAGGCAGCCGGGTTCCTAATTCATGATATCGTCTCACGAAAAAAGGCTGGAATGTCAAAGAAAACTCCCTTCGATGAAAGGGAGTTTTCTAAATTTTACATTAGGCAAAAGGCCGTATCCAATCGTTTAAAATAATCTTTCAAAGGCCTATTACTCTTTAAACCCTTCTCCCAGCACTTCATGGACGTCCGAGATAATCACAAACGCTTTGGGATCGATCTGGTGGACCAACTCCTTCATTTTTACCACCTCCGCGCGGGAGATGACGCATAAAATCACTTCTTTGCGCGTGGTGGAATAAAGGCCTCGTCCGGTCAGACCAGTGGCGCCACGCTGTAGTTCACTGAGTATTTTTTGGCCGATCGCTTCCGAATGTTCGGAAATGATAAAAGCTGCTTTGGCGTAGTCAAAACCCTCCAATATAATATCCACAATCTTTCCGGTCACAAAAAGAGTTATAATGGCGTATAAAGCCAGTTCAGTGCTGCGAAAGACCACCCCCGCCAAGGCAATGATCGTACCGTCAAAGATCAATAGCGATTGTCCCACCGAAATCCCGGTGAATCTGTGAAGCAACTGCGCCGCCAGATCCGTTCCCCCGGTAGTACCGCGGAAGCGAAACGCGATTCCCATGCCGATGCCCGCTACGACTCCGCCATATAAAGCGGCCAGAAAAGGATCGCGGGTCAACGGCAGCAATTTGATGACTTTTTCCCAAAACTCCAGCGTAATAGAGATAAATGCCGCTCCAAAGAGCGTTTTCGCGCCGAAACGCGGCCCGAAAACCCATAAACAGGCCAGGAATAACGGCAAATTCAACATGAACATCGTCCAGGAAACGGACCAGCCCCACAGATAATACAGCACAATCGCCAAACCGCTGACGCCCCCGGCGGCAATTTTATTGGGAATCTGCAACCAGGCCAGGGCCAGTGAGGTCAGGCTGACTCCGACTAAGATCCCCAGGTAATCCAGGAACTCTCGCCGGATCGTCTCTCGATTGAAGGTTATGCGTGGTAATTTCATCAATTTGACTCACCTCCGTCCTTGCGTAATCGAATGAATTGATACCAAAACCAGAGCAAATCCGGTAGGTTCCGCAACCGCTCCGGCTCACGGACCATACGGTATAGCCACTCCCAACCGCAATTCCGGAAGAAGCGGGGGACTTCCTTTTTCATTCCGGATAAGACTTCTAAAGCGCCACCGACGCCGATCCCGACTGTTCCCGGCATTCGCGGCAAATGCCGGGCCAGAAAGATCTCCTGCGCCGGTGAGCCCAGACCCGCCAACAGAAGACACGGTCCAATGCGCTCCACTTCCTCCACCACCGCCGGCTGGGGTGCCATGTTGTTAAATCCATCCCGGATTCCGACGATCCGGAGCCGCGGGAAGAGGTTGGCCATGGCCTGTCTGAGCGGGGCATTCATGGCTGGCGGGCCGCCATAGAAAAATACCGGAAATCCGCTCCCGGAACACCAGCCCAACAAATCGCGGACCAAGTCGATTCCCGCCCAACGAGTAACTTCCTGATGCCCCCGGCGTCGCAACAATAGCTCGATTCCAAACCCATCGATGGTTACGAGGTCGGCGGCGCATAGAATTCGCTTCAATTCTTGATTCCGTCCGGCATTGACCAGCATCAAAGAGTTTAAAGTGATAATCTGGCGCGGCTGCCCCGGGAATTTCAACCACTCAATAATGGATTCCAGCAATACCGGCCGAGCCAACAGATCAACGGGGATGTCCTGTATAAGAATACGCATTTTACCTTGGAGCAATCACCTTTTTCAATAATACTCGATTTTCCCTTGCCCGGTTTTGCCAGAAAGATACCTTCGCTTGAGTGCAAGTTTCTTCCAGATCCGGCTGATAAAGCTGGCGCAGAATCCGCCCGCTGAGCACTTCCAAATCCAGAGCTTTTTGCATCTGCTGGAACGGCAGGTTCAACTGAAGGCAAAAGCCTTCGATTTTGGGGTCACAGGAAAGGCCGAAACCTTCAACTCCCTGTACAACCCCGGCTACCAAACCATGCAGACGTGCGCTGACCACCAGATCAAGGCCGCCGATCGCCGCCTGCAACTCTTCCCAATCTGCTGCCGGCGGTAACAGCATGACTCCGGCGGCTTCCGCCACCGTTGCTGCCAGCTGAAAGTCGCTCGGTTCGGTAATGATGAGATACACGGCCACTCGGTTTTCCTTCCGGAGCGACCGGACCAGGTCTATCCAAGCCCGAATGGGAATGACGCGTTCGCGGCGCAAAACCACGCCAACCCGGGAGCAATGGTCCGGGGTCTCCCCCCAAAACCGGCGGACAGCCGTCTTCGAAATCGGATTCATCATCAATAACGGATCGGCGGTCCAGTGAACCTCCGGGCGAGTTACCCCCAGATCCGCCAAAGCCAGCCATGACAATTTGTCGCGCAGGCTGATCAGATCCGCCTGATTCAAGGCCGACCTGGCGATACTTTGGCCGACCCGGGACCGAACCGGACCGATTCCTTGTCCGTAAAGGAAGATTTTCATCCCGCAATACTTCGCCAATTGAACCAAACCGGAATAGTACACCAGGCTTCGCAAACTGGAACGATCCTGAAACAGGTTGCCGCCGCCACCGATCAACCATTTCATGTTCCGGAAATGGGACTGTAACTGCCCGAGCGCCAATCGTCCGAAGGCCGGGACACTGTAACGGACTGCGGTTTGTTCGGGATTCCCCGAGATTACCGCGATGGGCAGTAAAGGGTCGAGCGTCCGCAATTCGCTTATCAGCTGGCGCAGATTGGTCTCGTCCCCCAAATTGCCATGGCCATAATAGCCAAAGACCACCACCCCGTCCTTTACGCCGGTGGCGTTTTTTGCGGGCATGCGAAGGTCAGACCCATCAAAAACCAAAAATATCCTCCCCAGAGCGGGTGAACATCCCAACTTTCCATGCAACCATACAGTAAAAAAACGATTAAAACCAACGCCGCAGTCCTTAAAAGCTCCGAAAACCGCCTGAAATTGCGCAGACGCTCCCAGAGCAACCATCCCAGGCCAAGCAACACCACGATCCCATGTTCCAACCATATTTGCAAGTACCATTGATGAGCATGCTCGGCCGCGCTGTTGGGGAGCATAAACCAAGGGTATACCACTCCGAAGCTTCCGGGTCCGGCTCCCCACAGCCAGGTATCCGGGATGGCCCGAACCACGCCTTCCCAAATCCGCCAACGAAAATGGAGCGAGCTGTCCATCAGCGTTAACAGACTTCCCAGTCGCGCCCGGAAGGCCGGAAAGGTAAGCAGGATTAATAAGAGAAGCCCCCAAACAGGCAGCCAGCCTCCGCGAAGCTCTTTCCGGGACATCAGAACCAGGATGATGCCTCCGATGAGCCAAGCCCCGCGCGAATACGTAAGATATAACGATACTGCGGCCATGCCGCCGACCGCCAGCCAAAACAGGCGCGACAGCCGCTGCCGTTCAGCGCGGACGAGGCCAAAACAAAAAACCAAGGTCAGTAAAAGATAAAGCGCATAAAGATTGGGATTGCCAAAGACAGAATAAACCCGAACCGGTATCAGCGCCGCCTGGTCCGGACTGAGCCAACCCGCAGCGGTCCGAACGCCGGACGCATATTGCTGGAAACCCATAATCATCCAAAGCGGGCTGCTCCCAGCCATCCAACGCATCACCTTCCCCAGCAGGCGAGGAGTGAATGCCAGGCCGGTAAACCAGGCCAAAAGCAGCCATGATTCCAGCTGAAGCAGCCGCTGCCAGCTTTGGCGAAACCCCGCCGCCGTGAGGATCGTCCCGGCGAACAATAATAGCCCGAACAGAAAAAGGCTGCTGGCGTTCACCCGCTTTTCGGGAATCGCCACTCCGCAATACAGGAGTAACAAAGGGAGCAATCCATACCAGGCGCCCAGGACCGGCAGGAAAACAAGGTAGAGGATGATCCATCCTTCGAGAAACGGCCGCCACCATGGACTGCAATGGAATGAAAACAAGCTTTTCCGGGCATCCGCAGCTATCGAACCTACGCGGCGTGAATAGCGCCGGATGGAAGACCGGTGCCATGACTGCTCAAGGAAATCCGCTGTTTTGGAATACCATCCCCTCAAATCATGATATGTCCGGCTCTTCCGAAACCAATCCATCCACAAATCTGCCAGCTGCAATACCCGATGCCGGATCATCTCCAACCCGCGGCCGAACCATGAACGCCGGACCAGCGCAACCGGCTGCCGAACCGCCAGGCTCATCGGAGGTTAACCCTCACTGATTCTACCTCCAGACGAAGCCGGGTATACAAAGTATGGCAGTTCAAGCGATTCCCCACCCGCACCGCCAATTTTCCCAGATAAATCCCGGTATGAGCCGGGCCGGTGACCACGCGGCCGCTTTGACGGCGCAACTCCAAACGGAGATCGACATTCCGCGGAGCTTTAACCAACAGCAATTGCCCGTCCTTTTGCACGAGGATCTCCGCCGGCTGGACCGTCTTGCGGATCACCTTGCCGAGATAGGCATTGGTTCCATCCTGAAAAAGGTCTTGTCCCACGGCGATGCTTTGGGCCACATAGGGCGGGAGATCCTGGGCCAGTAGGCCCATGGCGACCGGCCTTTTTCTCAGTTCCAACGGCGCGGGCCGGTATTGGGAGAGCAAGCGGATTCCCAGAGCCAATACCAGGATCAACACGAACAAGTCCACCGGATTGATCAGGCCGAATAATTTGCCGTGTTCGTCGATTAGCTTGCTCATGGTTTCCCCACCCTTCAGCTTGCTCCTCCCCAAAAAATATTTAATTGGAAACACTCTTAGTCTAACCAGAATCTGCATTCTCAACGTTCCGAGAATAAAAAAAGCCGGTTGCCCGGCAATTTCAGCGTTGCTTTTCCAGCTCTTGCTTGAGCAATTCATTGACAATCCCCGGATTGGCCCGGCCTTTGGTCTCTTTCATCATTTGGCCGACTAGGAATCCGATGGCCCGTTCCTTTCCCGCCAGATAATCGGCGACCGATTGCGGGTGGGCGGCCAGCACCTTGCGGGCCAGGGCTTCCAATTCCCCGGCATCGCTGATCTGCACCAATCCTTGCTCGGCGACGATGGCCTCGGGGTCCTTACCGCTGGCAAACATCGTTTCAAAGACCGTCTTGGCAATTTTGCCGCTGATGGTGCCGGCGTCAATCATCTTTAACAACTTCGCCAGCTGTTCCGAGTGAATCTTCAATCCTCCAAATTCGACCCGCTCCTGGTTCATCAGGCGGGCCAATTCACTCATCATCCAGTTGGAAACGGCTTTGGCCTCGCCGTACGCGGCCACGGCCGCCTCGAAAAATTGGGCCATCTCCAGCGATCCGCTGAGCAAAGCGGCGTCATATTCGGGGAGCCCCCACTCGGCCACGTACCGGCGGCGGCGGGAATCGGGCATCTCCGGCAACCGCTCACGCAGACCGTTGATTCGCTCCGGCGGGATCACCATCGGCACTAGATCCGGTTCGGGGAAGTACCGGTAATCGCTGGCTTCCTCTTTGGAACGCATGAAGACGGTGATTCCTTTCGCCTCATCCCAGGCCCGGGTCTGTTTGACCATCTTCTCCCCTTCATCCAGCAAACGCGCCTGGCGGGCGGCCTCATACTCCAGAGCGGCCTGAACCGCCCGGAAAGAATTCATGTTTTTGATCTCGGCCAAGACGCCGAATTCCTTTTGCCCCTTGGGCCGCAACGATATATTGGCGTCGCAGCGCAATGAGCCTTCTTCCATTTTGCAATCGGAAACTCCGGTATATTGGAGCAGGATCTTTAACTTTTCCAGATAATCCTTGGCCTCTTTGGGAGAACGGAGGTCGGGCGCGCCGACGATTTCGATCAGTGGAATTCCGCAACGGTTATAATCCTGCATCGCATAGTCGGAATCGAGGATCCCGGTGCCAGAATGGACTGTCTTGCCCGCTTCCTCCTCCAGATGGACCCGGATGATCCCCACTTTTTTCAAGGTGTCCGGCTCACCGTCCGCCGCAATCTCGATCCAGCCGTCCTTGCAGAGCGGCAGATCGTATTGGGAGATCTGATAGGCTTTCGGCGAGTCGGGGTAGAAATATTGTTTCCGGTCAAATTTACTGAAAGGAGCGATCTGGCAGTTCAAAGCCAAGCCCGCCAGGATCGCGTAATCCATGGCTTGTTCATTCAGCACCGGCAAGGCACCCGGTAAACCGAGACAGACCGGGCAGACCTGGGAATTCGGCTCCCCTCCGAACTTCGTGGTGCAATTACAGAAGACTTTAGTCTCCGTCTTCAACTCGGCGTGGACTTCCAGACCGATGACTATCTCATAATCCGCTAAC is drawn from Hydrogenispora ethanolica and contains these coding sequences:
- a CDS encoding polysaccharide pyruvyl transferase family protein, with the translated sequence MPAKNATGVKDGVVVFGYYGHGNLGDETNLRQLISELRTLDPLLPIAVISGNPEQTAVRYSVPAFGRLALGQLQSHFRNMKWLIGGGGNLFQDRSSLRSLVYYSGLVQLAKYCGMKIFLYGQGIGPVRSRVGQSIARSALNQADLISLRDKLSWLALADLGVTRPEVHWTADPLLMMNPISKTAVRRFWGETPDHCSRVGVVLRRERVIPIRAWIDLVRSLRKENRVAVYLIITEPSDFQLAATVAEAAGVMLLPPAADWEELQAAIGGLDLVVSARLHGLVAGVVQGVEGFGLSCDPKIEGFCLQLNLPFQQMQKALDLEVLSGRILRQLYQPDLEETCTQAKVSFWQNRARENRVLLKKVIAPR
- a CDS encoding O-antigen ligase family protein, with translation MFSFHCSPWWRPFLEGWIILYLVFLPVLGAWYGLLPLLLLYCGVAIPEKRVNASSLFLFGLLLFAGTILTAAGFRQSWQRLLQLESWLLLAWFTGLAFTPRLLGKVMRWMAGSSPLWMIMGFQQYASGVRTAAGWLSPDQAALIPVRVYSVFGNPNLYALYLLLTLVFCFGLVRAERQRLSRLFWLAVGGMAAVSLYLTYSRGAWLIGGIILVLMSRKELRGGWLPVWGLLLLILLTFPAFRARLGSLLTLMDSSLHFRWRIWEGVVRAIPDTWLWGAGPGSFGVVYPWFMLPNSAAEHAHQWYLQIWLEHGIVVLLGLGWLLWERLRNFRRFSELLRTAALVLIVFLLYGCMESWDVHPLWGGYFWFLMGLTFACPQKTPPA
- a CDS encoding YitT family protein, whose protein sequence is MKLPRITFNRETIRREFLDYLGILVGVSLTSLALAWLQIPNKIAAGGVSGLAIVLYYLWGWSVSWTMFMLNLPLFLACLWVFGPRFGAKTLFGAAFISITLEFWEKVIKLLPLTRDPFLAALYGGVVAGIGMGIAFRFRGTTGGTDLAAQLLHRFTGISVGQSLLIFDGTIIALAGVVFRSTELALYAIITLFVTGKIVDIILEGFDYAKAAFIISEHSEAIGQKILSELQRGATGLTGRGLYSTTRKEVILCVISRAEVVKMKELVHQIDPKAFVIISDVHEVLGEGFKE
- a CDS encoding DUF4330 domain-containing protein, which produces MSKLIDEHGKLFGLINPVDLFVLILVLALGIRLLSQYRPAPLELRKRPVAMGLLAQDLPPYVAQSIAVGQDLFQDGTNAYLGKVIRKTVQPAEILVQKDGQLLLVKAPRNVDLRLELRRQSGRVVTGPAHTGIYLGKLAVRVGNRLNCHTLYTRLRLEVESVRVNLR
- the gatB gene encoding Asp-tRNA(Asn)/Glu-tRNA(Gln) amidotransferase subunit GatB yields the protein MPLADYEIVIGLEVHAELKTETKVFCNCTTKFGGEPNSQVCPVCLGLPGALPVLNEQAMDYAILAGLALNCQIAPFSKFDRKQYFYPDSPKAYQISQYDLPLCKDGWIEIAADGEPDTLKKVGIIRVHLEEEAGKTVHSGTGILDSDYAMQDYNRCGIPLIEIVGAPDLRSPKEAKDYLEKLKILLQYTGVSDCKMEEGSLRCDANISLRPKGQKEFGVLAEIKNMNSFRAVQAALEYEAARQARLLDEGEKMVKQTRAWDEAKGITVFMRSKEEASDYRYFPEPDLVPMVIPPERINGLRERLPEMPDSRRRRYVAEWGLPEYDAALLSGSLEMAQFFEAAVAAYGEAKAVSNWMMSELARLMNQERVEFGGLKIHSEQLAKLLKMIDAGTISGKIAKTVFETMFASGKDPEAIVAEQGLVQISDAGELEALARKVLAAHPQSVADYLAGKERAIGFLVGQMMKETKGRANPGIVNELLKQELEKQR
- a CDS encoding WecB/TagA/CpsF family glycosyltransferase, which encodes MRILIQDIPVDLLARPVLLESIIEWLKFPGQPRQIITLNSLMLVNAGRNQELKRILCAADLVTIDGFGIELLLRRRGHQEVTRWAGIDLVRDLLGWCSGSGFPVFFYGGPPAMNAPLRQAMANLFPRLRIVGIRDGFNNMAPQPAVVEEVERIGPCLLLAGLGSPAQEIFLARHLPRMPGTVGIGVGGALEVLSGMKKEVPRFFRNCGWEWLYRMVREPERLRNLPDLLWFWYQFIRLRKDGGESN